One Lytechinus pictus isolate F3 Inbred chromosome 12, Lp3.0, whole genome shotgun sequence genomic region harbors:
- the LOC129272645 gene encoding rhodopsin, GQ-coupled-like translates to MESTVETATVASTIAFHHRVIVASILIASSIIGLLGNSLVIISVITTKKLRTITNILVVNLAVADFLSCVCFPFIVIGLLNQTGQYPLHESVCASVAGVLHTCVLCSASTLVVIGFIRRYVITRSVRGHQGFHTPRKIVSVALVVWMFSAAYMILPPVLGVGRFGYSSYYGICTFLGVTRPAFYYVTFHGILFATILLLTLIFYGSILHHVMRHNQLFREKFAIKKDVSPTSGDANQSKVSTSSDSPTPMIKAINRKEVEITKNVFLVVCIFIVCFLASSVNFIIPGSSLSTIYGYMVMMINSMINPIIYGLKHPNFQEAFKRILCCRRAPQEYVSK, encoded by the coding sequence ATGGAATCAACTGTAGAAACCGCCACAGTAGCTTCTACCATAGCGTTTCACCATCGAGTGATTGTAGCATCTATCTTGATAGCATCCTCAATAATTGGTCTTCTTGGCAACTCTCTCGTCATCATTTCCGTCATCACCACGAAGAAGCTTCGTACAATCACCAACATCTTGGTGGTCAATCTCGCTGTCGCCGATTTCTTGTCCTGCGTATGCTTTCCGTTTATAGTCATCGGTTTACTGAATCAAACTGGACAGTACCCACTCCATGAAAGCGTCTGCGCCTCTGTAGCAGGTGTGCTTCATACCTGCGTCTTATGCAGCGCTTCGACCCTTGTTGTGATCGGGTTCATTCGGAGGTATGTCATAACCAGATCTGTACGCGGACACCAAGGTTTCCATACCCCTAGGAAGATCGTCTCTGTGGCTCTGGTCGTCTGGATGTTTTCGGCTGCATACATGATATTACCACCTGTTCTTGGTGTCGGAAGATTTGGGTATTCCTCGTATTATGGGATATGTACTTTCCTTGGGGTCACCAGGCCAGCGTTTTACTACGTTACCTTTCATGGAATCTTGTTTGCTACAATCCTTCTGCTTACCCTGATATTTTATGGCTCGATTTTGCACCATGTCATGCGACACAATCAGCTCTTTCGCGAAAAGTTCGCAATCAAGAAAGATGTCTCTCCTACTTCAGGTGACGCCAACCAAAGCAAAGTTTCCACGTCGTCCGATTCCCCAACTCCCATGATCAAGGCCATCAACCGGAAGGAGGTCGAGATCACTAAGAATGTGTTCTTGGTTGTCTGTATCTTCATCGTTTGTTTCTTGGCATCTAGCGTGAACTTCATCATTCCAGGAAGCAGTCTATCCACCATCTATGGTTACATGGTCATGATGATAAATAGTATGATTAATCCCATCATCTATGGCCTGAAGCATCCCAACTTTCAAGAAGCTTTCAAAAGAATCCTCTGCTGTCGCCGTGCACCTCAAGAATACGTTTCGAAGTAA